CATCCTGCCGTCCGACGCCGGGCGCGCGGCGGAACTCTGTCGCGAAGCCCTCAAGGACGCGGGCCTGCCTGCCGAACTCCGCGCCCGGTTGCATGCGGTCCTGGCCGGCGCCCTGGGCATCGTCGGCCAACCCGACGGGGCCCGCCGTGCCGCTGACGCCGCGATGGACCTGGCCGACGACGGCATGGCTCCCCACTCGCGCTCAGCCGTGCTGGTCGCGAAGGCCGTCGCCGACTTCCACCTGTGTGACTGGGCGAGCGGTCTACGCGCGGCCGACGACGCGATCGGGCTCCGTAACGAGGTGCCCAGCGCTCGCTCGTTGTCACTGCCTGACGCCTGGAAGGCAATGATGCTCGACGCGATGGGCCGGATGACCGAGGCGTGGCGACTGGCCGATGAAGGCGCCCGGCTCGCGCAGGCGGACGGCCAGGTCGCCAACGCGCGGGTGTGGTCGATGATCCGAGCTCGAATCCACCTCCGCGCCGGCCGTCTGGACGAGGCACAGGCGGAGGCCGAGGCGATCCAGGCCATGTCGTACGAGCTTGGCAACCACAGCTATCTCTACATCGCCGCCCTCGTTCTCGGCACGGTGGCGGTCCACCGTGGGGACCAGGCTGCGATGACGGCCGCCGAGGCGACGGCAACGGAGATGGCCAGGTACAACGGACCCGTCTGGCGCGGCCGGGGCGCTGGCTGTGGGCACTGCTGGCCGAGGCCCGAGGTGCGCCGGCCGACGACCGGGCCGACGAAGAGGAGATGGACGCGCTGTTCGGCGGTTGCGTCCGCATCGTGACCCTGACGGAGCATGCCGAGGTCGCCACCCTGGTCCGTCTGCTGCTGCGAAGCGACCGGCGCGACCGGGCGGAGGCGGCGGTGGCCCGTCTTGAGGACGAAGTACACCGGCACGCAGGTGAGCCCGTCGTCGCCGCCGCACTGTGCCACGCACGCGGCCTGCTGAACGCGGACCCGGAGCTGCTGCTGGAGGCCGTCGACCTCTACACCGCAGACGAGCGGCTTCTGCTGCGGGCCCGGGTGATCGAGGACGCAGGCACTGTGGTGGTCCACAGCGATCGCCCTGGCGGGCTGTCCCTGCTGACCTCAGCCCTCGACCAGTGGGAAGCGGTCGGTGCCGACCGCGACGCGGCCCGCGTCAGAGGACTACTCCGCCGGCAGGGCGTACGCCGACGCGCTCCCAACCGGCCCCAGGCGGGGTGGGCCGGGCTCACCGAGTCGGAGACGAGGGTGGCCCGGATGGTCGTCCAGGGATGGACCAACCGCCAGATCGCCGAGGAGCTGTTCCTGTCGCCACACACCGTCAGCTCGCACCTGCGGCACGCGTTCGTCAAGCTCGGCGTGCGCTCTCGGGTCGAGCTCGCCCGCCTGATGATGACGGAATGACTCCGGGCACGTTCCTCAAGCGAATACATGATCCCTCCGTTCGGGGAGGACCAGGGGAATGCTGAGCACTTCGGGGCGGCGAACCGATGCCGGTGTCGGGCGCCCGTGGCGGACCAGGGCGCCCGACGGCGAGCCCGAGGCCGTCAGAGTGGGGGGAGGGCCTGGGCTACCCGGGTCGCCATCGCCTGGTACCCCGAGGCGTTGGGGTGGAACGAGTCGCTCAGCGGCGAGGTGAGCCCGTTGGCCCATACGCCGTTGGCGCTGCAGAGCCGGTGGCCGCGGAACAGGTCCAGCCCGTTGACGTAGATGACACGGGAGTCGCCCGTGGCCAACGCGGCGTCCCGGATCATCCTGTCGGTCTGGGCGGTCGCGTCGTAGATCGCTCTCCGTTCGCTCTCGATGAGGTTGCTGGCCAGGTCCGGGCAACGGTCCTGGGCCGGCGGCGGGTCGGCGGAGTCGTCCGGGTTGGGCACGACGGCCGGGTAGCTCAGCACCATGAGTTTCCCGCTGGGGTGCATCTCCGCTCTGATCTGCCGGTACAGGGCCGTGAGCTGGACCTGTACCTGGTAAAGCTCCTGCGGGGTGACCAACGGTCCCGCTGTGGAGCAGTCGGCGCCCAGGTAGCAGCCGGTGAGCTTGGCCGTGAAGTCGAGGTCGTTGCCGCCGATGGTCAGCGTGACGAGCCGGGTGTGTGGCTGTATCGCGTCCAGTTGGGGTGGCACGCCGGGGTGCTGACTCGCGTACAGGTCGGGGATCCTCGCGCCATGGCACGCCGCCAGGGTCGGTCGGTCCACCGACAGTCCTGACAGGAGTGTTCCCGTGATGGTGTTGGAGTAGGTCGCGGGCGACTGCCGGCACAACGCGTCGGAGTACGGTGGCGCGCCGGTGCCCGAGGAGTAGGAGTCACCCAGTGCGACATGTCGGATCACCGGGGGCTGCAGCCCGGTCCCGAACGGCCCGGTGCCCAGCACGATGTGCAGCAGGCCGGTGCCGAGACCCTCGCACAGCAGGTAGCGCAGCCCCGGTATGGGGAAGCAGCCGCCCCAGTAGACCCCGATCGGAGCCAACAGGTAAAGCTCGAAGGCGATCTCCACGTTGCGGCCGCCGTCGAAGAGCTCCCCGGGGGTGCTCACGCCGCCCGAGGTCGCGCCGTAGTAGGTCTGCCCGTACGAGAGGGGCGCCGTGGTGTAGAGGAACTGGCCGTCGAAGCGGCCGCGGTCGATCACGCCGGTGGCGATGTAGGCCGCGTCGAGCCAGAAGTTGCAGCCGAACTCCGCCAGGTAGGAGATGTTCGCCGCGTAGTTGGTCTGATTGGGGGCGCCGCTGACGGAGCCGTTCCGTGAGATCGCCTCGGTGCAGTACAGCCCGGTTGGCGGGTCGTCGGGCCCGGCCTGCGGCGATGCCCCACGGAAGGTTGGCATGTCGGCCTCGCGGATCGCCGCGCGGGCCGCGCCGTCCGCCTTGAGCGTGGCGCCGGGCCCCTTCGTGGCACCCGGCAGCGCCTCGGGTTGATGCGGGCTCAGCGGTGTCGCGAACGGCGTGATCTTTTTGGTGGTGCCGGGAAGGGTCACCGGGTCGGGCGTCTGGATATCGGGCTGCCAGCCCTCGTCCCGCGCGGCCGGTTGGGCCGCAGCGCCGTCGCTGGCGGCCGGCGTCCCGGCCAGCGCGGGTTGTGCGCTGACGAGTAGCCCGCCGATGATCGCGACTGCGGCGAGTAACCGCATACGCCGTCCTGGTGACACGACTCTACGTGATGCCACCGCCACCTCCTCACATCGTGCGATCGCCGTGTGACGATCAGCGACATGGATGCTAGGCGGGAGGTAGGCGGCCGCAGAACCGTGAAATTACGCAAAGAGTCGCGTGAAGAATCTGACGGCACCAGCCGCGGCACTCGCCTGGCCCGCTTTCCCTTCGTCAACGGCCAGCTCCTCGACTCCACCTCGTCCACTCTCGCCAAGTACACTCCCGTGCCAGGCTCCACGATCAACACTGCCAGCATCGACCCGGTCTACGGTCGACTCGTCGTCCGCTACCGCGACACGGACGGCGTCACCAAATACCAGGTGCACGACCTTGACCTGGCGCGCCTCGACATCTGGGAGAAGCCGCTCGCGAGCATCAGCGAGCCGGACATCACTGCGGTCCCCGGATGGCCCCTCACCACGTACGGCCACCCTGCCCTCCAGGGCTACGCCGTCGTCGGCCGATACCTCTACCTGCTGCACGGCGACCCATACGGTAAGACCGAGACCATCAACGGGCAGAACGTGGTGATTTCCAAGCCCAACATCGGAAACACGTTCCACACCTCTGCCAACCTCGGCACCGGCGCCCTGGACCCCCCGCTCCGCCGGCTCCCTTCACCGACGGCGTCAATCCCCTCCACACGCTGACCGCCTACACACTGGACTACCGTGAGCCCGAAGGCCTCGGGGTCTACATTCCGGACCTCACCCAGCCCGGCGTATTCAATCCTCCCGCTCGTCGACAAGGCGGTCCCGGAATCGCGGGTACGGCCATGTCATGCTTCTTTCGGGTCGCGTGTGGCGGGGGATGCTGCGATTCCCCTGGTCAGCGCCGCTTGGACGATGCGGATGGCCTCGTTGGCGTCGATGCCGAGGCTGGTGATGACGGCGGCGTATTCGGCGGCGGCCCGACTCGCCCGTTCGCGTCCCTTCTCGCCGGCCGCGGACACGAACGAGCCGGCTGATCCGCGGGTCTCGATCAACCCTGCCTCCTCCAACTCCCGGTAGGCCCGGCCGACCGTGTTGACGGCCAGGCCAAGGTCTGCGGCCAGACGACGAATGGTCGGCAGCCGGGTGCCCACGGCCAGCGTGTGGTCCTGGATCTGCCGGGCGAGCTGAGCACGGAGCTGCTCGAACGGCGGGACGGGCGAGGCCGCGTCGATGACGATCATTCGGTTCACCGGGTGTTCGTGGCGTGCCGCGCCACCACGCCGCTCCGCGCGGTCCGCGCATTGATCAGGGCGAGCGCGATGACGCTCAGGACGATGAAGGCGAGCCAGGCGGCGTTCCACCAACCAAGCGCGGTACTGAACACCGACACGACCGGCAGCGACCACACCACGGTTGGCACGGCGACGTCTCGGGCGTCCTCGACCCGCATGATGACGTCGGCGGTCAGCGAGACCTCGTCGTCGGCCACGACCGGGTGCGTCAAGACATGGCGTAGCTGGACGACCATGCCGACCGCGAGCCCGCACAGCCCGATGAGCAGAATGACCGCCGCGTACCTCGCGCT
This is a stretch of genomic DNA from Micromonospora sp. WMMD1082. It encodes these proteins:
- a CDS encoding helix-turn-helix transcriptional regulator, translated to MDALFGGCVRIVTLTEHAEVATLVRLLLRSDRRDRAEAAVARLEDEVHRHAGEPVVAAALCHARGLLNADPELLLEAVDLYTADERLLLRARVIEDAGTVVVHSDRPGGLSLLTSALDQWEAVGADRDAARVRGLLRRQGVRRRAPNRPQAGWAGLTESETRVARMVVQGWTNRQIAEELFLSPHTVSSHLRHAFVKLGVRSRVELARLMMTE
- a CDS encoding GntR family transcriptional regulator, which translates into the protein MIVIDAASPVPPFEQLRAQLARQIQDHTLAVGTRLPTIRRLAADLGLAVNTVGRAYRELEEAGLIETRGSAGSFVSAAGEKGRERASRAAAEYAAVITSLGIDANEAIRIVQAALTRGIAASPATRDPKEA
- a CDS encoding GDSL-type esterase/lipase family protein; this translates as MRLLAAVAIIGGLLVSAQPALAGTPAASDGAAAQPAARDEGWQPDIQTPDPVTLPGTTKKITPFATPLSPHQPEALPGATKGPGATLKADGAARAAIREADMPTFRGASPQAGPDDPPTGLYCTEAISRNGSVSGAPNQTNYAANISYLAEFGCNFWLDAAYIATGVIDRGRFDGQFLYTTAPLSYGQTYYGATSGGVSTPGELFDGGRNVEIAFELYLLAPIGVYWGGCFPIPGLRYLLCEGLGTGLLHIVLGTGPFGTGLQPPVIRHVALGDSYSSGTGAPPYSDALCRQSPATYSNTITGTLLSGLSVDRPTLAACHGARIPDLYASQHPGVPPQLDAIQPHTRLVTLTIGGNDLDFTAKLTGCYLGADCSTAGPLVTPQELYQVQVQLTALYRQIRAEMHPSGKLMVLSYPAVVPNPDDSADPPPAQDRCPDLASNLIESERRAIYDATAQTDRMIRDAALATGDSRVIYVNGLDLFRGHRLCSANGVWANGLTSPLSDSFHPNASGYQAMATRVAQALPPL